The genomic stretch TGATGCGCTCCGTTTACACCTTCTTCAGCAAACATAACGGCTATATCAGGGCCTGCTACCCCTGATACATAAGAATGATAATTTATCGGGCGACCTACTTCTTCTTCGATAAGGTCAATTGCCTTGCGCTGTAGTCTAACCTGTTTACGAGTAATCGGAATACCACCTACACCTTGTGGCGTTCCTTCAATTAAACCATCAAAATGAGATTGACCTGCAGTACGGATTACCATGATATGATCAGCACCATGCCAAGCTGCCATTCTCATTCGTCTAATATCATCTTCAAATCGCCCTGATGCAATTTCTGTTGTAATAACTGGTAGTGGCTGAGGATCGATGTTATTAAAATATTTTGCTGCAGGAAGTGGAACACCCTGTTTTAAAGGAGTTGACACTTCACTGTATTTATAACCGTTCATTTCTATATCTTTTTCATGCTTGCGCCATACCCATTCACGACGTTTTGGTGTATAGTTCTCAATATCTTTTAATAATTCTCTAATGTCTAGTTTTTTATTTGGTTTTAGTTTCATTATTTGCTCACCCCAAAACTATAAAGGACATCATCCCAGTGATCGCCCTCAATTAACTTAAGCCCTGCTTCTCTTATCGGTGTCTTCTTTAACGAAGCTGCTCTATAGACAACGTGGCCTGCGCCTTTTCCTATTAATCCATGATCAATTACTTTTTCTACAATTGCCTTTGCTTCTAAACTTGAGAATCCCATACGAAGTAAAACCGAACGTTCGATTGCAGGACTCGTGTAGTTCTTTGCAAGTTTAAGTAAGGGTTCAACAACCTGCTCTGATAATTGCCAGAAACGTTGTTTTAGTTCTTCATCTGATAAGTTTTTTAGATGTACTCTTCTTTTTTCAAAGTCATCTTGACGTGTCATTCTTTTTTCCAACGTATTCACCAACCTTTATATGATATAAGTATTATTTTTTATATTTAACCGATAATACATCGAGTGTATTTTCTACAAACTCTTTGCTTTCCCTTGTTTCTTCCATTAAAAATTTAATATCCTGTTCCGTCACTTCGGTTACTTGATTGTTTTTAATATGATTTTTAATGCACGATTGTTTGACCTTAGCTAAACTCAAATCTTTAGCTTTAATAAGACGTGGATGTTCCGGTAAAATAATCGATTGCCCTGGTATTTCCTCTTCAGGATTTCCGAATCTTACATCAATTCCATTCTTTTTAGCAAACGAAAGTTGAGCTTGATGATGCTTACCTGCTCCTGTATATTCTGTTTCCTGAACAACAATAATCTGGTTTTCATCTAATTCCTGTGCAAGCGTAACAGCTGCAGCTAGTGATGTGTTTCCTGCTGGCCCTCGTTCAATACCTTCTAATTTAGTGAGAGCCTCCGTCATAAAAAATACCTCACCTTGATTTACCGTAACATAACGATCCATGTATCGAAGTGGTCTTCCTGCGGACCTAGGGACATCTGAACGATCAGGATAGGTAGAGAATGGAATGCCAAAGCCGGTATGTCCTGTAGTAAATGACTTTCGGTTAAATTGTTTGTCACTGGCCATATGCAGTCCCTTTAGATTAACACTTGATGCAACGATTTCTATATCTTTATCAGTGATCCGTTTAATCCCTCTTGCTGTTCCAGTTAAATTTCCTCCACCGGCATTTGTTACCACAACCATATCAGGTTCTTTACCAATCTGTTTTTTACATTGTTCTACTAATTCATACCCTAGCGTTTCGACACCTGCAATTCCAAACGGTGTGTAGAGAGATGCATTAAAATATCCCGTTTCCTCAAGTAATTTTAAAAATGTATAAAACAGTTCCGGTCCGACCGTTAACTGAACAACCTCAGCTCCTAACGCTTCACACTTTCTAGCTTTTTCAATGATTTCAGGTTGTCCTTTTCCTTCTGAATCGTAACACTCTTGAACAATTATACATTTTAATCCGTACTTTGCCGCCTGAGACGCAACTGCAGCACCATAGTTACCGCTTGTTGCCGCGATTACACCTTTGTAACCAAGTTCTTTAGCATGGTAACATGACATTGAAGCTCTTCTAGCTTTATAGCTACCCGAATCATTTAACGATTCATCTTTTATAAAGATTCTTGCACCCTTTCCAACTGGCGCTAGTTTACGGACAAATTTTGTTATATTACGAAGTTCTTTTAATGGTGTATTTCCTACTCCATTCTCTGACTGAACTTCTTTTATCTTCTCAAATGAATAGCCTGCATCTTCCATCATTTTTTCATAATTAAAACCAATTCCTTCATTTTCATACTTACTATAATCAATGCCTACAGACTTTTTCATGATTTCATTTCGCCTAGCCATTAATCCCTCGTATGATAAATCCTTAGCCATTTGTATCATCTCCTGATAGAAAACTATTAATAATTTGACCAATCTCTAGGATTTCTGGCACAAAATCACCATAGTTATGTTTGAAAGTAGGAGATGCTTTAATTAAGATTCCGTCTTCAATACGGCCAACAAGAGTTTTAATTTTAACCTGTTCACCTATTTCTGAATCCTCTTCTAAGAAGCCTTTTACCCACATTTCAAGTGGAACTTCTAATGTATCCTCTGGTACAGAAGGAGCACGCTCTCCCTTATCTAGGACGATTTTATGGATTTGCACCCACGAACCTTTTTTTACCATCATGTAAGTCCTCCTTTTTTTATTGAATTAGGGACACTTATTATAAGACTTCTGTCTGTATAAGGTCCCTATTATATTTAAGAATTTGTATCGAACAACAAATTAATCAATCATATCACGAACGTCGCCCATAATTGCTCTTGGTACTGGTAAGTCAATCATCGTCTTAAGGCCAGAATTTGCATTTATTACATGTGGAATCATATTGACACACATCGCAATTGTACCAATTCCTCCATCAATTTCAGGGTTAATAGCCATGTTTACATTTGGCGTACCTTTTAGAGTTATGTAATCTCCTGTATCCGATCCAACTTGTTCCGGTTCAATTTGCTGCGGATGGTCCATGTTTATTTTAAGTTCTCCATCCACATAACCTTGAGCCGTCATATTAACCCCTGCTACATTACCAGCTTTAGCAAATCCATAAGGTGATTTGCGGTCTACATCCGTTATGATTGGTTTCATTTGTTGTTCAAATTTATCAACTTTCCACTTTAACGCGTCTGCTATCATATTAATTGATTCAGAAAAACCAACATGACCTGCTAGTGTACCGTCTTTTACACCTTGATCGAACTCTTCCTTAGTAATGCCAACACCTTGCTCTTCCATAACCGCAGGTCCAAATGGTGATAAACTATTGACACGTTTTACGGCTACATGGTCGACTGTTTCCATGACACCACTTAAACATACAACTAATAAATCCATCATCATACCGGGATTAATCCCAGTACCAATTACAGTAACACCATTTTCTTTAGCAATTTTATGCATATCTTCAGTTAATCCAGGTTCATTTGCCTTTGGATATGCCATCTCTTCTGCAGTTGAAATGACATTAACCTTTTTTTCTAGCAATACTTTGATTTTAGGAAATGCTTTTTTAGTAAATGAATCCGTTGCGAGTAAGGCAAGATCGCAAGATTTTTCAGGAATTGCTTTATCAATATCACTACTAATGATCACATCAGGGTGGTCACCTTGCTCCAATCCTAAAATATCAAACATATTTCTCCCAATATAGTTAGGGTTCAAATCACAAACACCTGTAATCTGGAATCCCTTTTTCTTTAAAATCATTTTTGCCATACCACTTCCCATGGCACCAAATCCCCATATTGCTACTTTCACGTTTTCTTTTTGCACATTAACCACTCCATACGTTATTTTTTTATAACTTTTTATCATGTTTATTTGATCTTCACCACTGAACTAAAAATTAATTAGTTATATTAACTATAACTCGAAACAGTGATTATTATATAATCTTAAATCCTTACCCATCTTCAACTAAGTTGTTACTTAGTAATCTTTATAATGTTATTGTCGTTCCACTGTTCCCTTCTAACGCATCTTTTGCTTTTTCTAATGATGCAATCACTGCTACGCGTCCTGCTTTTGATTTAGCGAACTTAATTGCAGCTTCAACCTTTGGTAACATACTTCCCTCTGCAAAATGTCCTTCTTTTATATGCGCTTCTATCTGATTTACTGAAATCCGTTCTAAGTCAATCTGTTCTGGGGTATTGAAGTGAATCGATACATGATCTACTGCTGTTAGAATAAATAAATAATCTGCTTCAATTAATTCAGCAATTTTTGAACTTGCAAAATCTTTATCAATTACTGCAGGCACACCTATCAGTTTATTACCATCTTTTATTACAGGAATTCCCCCACCACCAACTGTGATTGGAACATGTCCTGCTTCTATTAATGTTTGAACGATATCTTTCTCTACAACATCGATTGGTTTAGGACTTGGAACAACACGTCTAAATCCTCTACCAGAATCCTCTTTTACTGAATACCCTTTTTCTTTAACTAATGTCTTTGCCTCTTCTTCCGAATAAAACGATCCGATTGGTTTCGTTGGATTTTGAAAAGCCTCATCATCTCGATCAACAACAACCTGCGTGACTACAGTAGCAACATGTTTATCAATCTGTTGATTTTTCAACTCTTCACCAATTGCGTTTTGAAGATGAAAACCAATGTATCCCTGACTCATGGCACCACATTCTGGAAATGGCATTTCTGGCGTATTTGCTTCACTCGTTGCTGCAGTTTGCATCGCTAAGTTAATCATTCCCACTTGAGGACCATTTCCATGGGCTATTATCACTTCGTTTCCTTTAGCTATCAAATCAACAAGTGATTTTGCTGTATTTTGTACTAGTTTTAATTGTTCTACAGGTGTCTTACCTAATGCATTTCCACCTAATGCTACTACTATTCGACTCATACTATACCTCCACGTTGTCTAAATTCTATAGTTATTCTTAAACTGTACATCTGAACATATAACTAAATTTCAGCATAATTGTTAAGACACACCATCTAATAGTAGAAGGTGTGTCGCGATTATATTAACTGTGTTAGTGAACCTGTTGTTATTTAAGACTTAAATTCTCGTGTTTCATTAAGTCAACTTTATTTGATTATACATCTATGTCTTAAGTTTCAAGGTACAGTTTCTATTTTATAGTTCTAAATTACAACACAGTTTTCTAACAGAGCATTATTTTAAATAATTCTTATTTACTTACTATTTATTGACCAATCGTAGCAAACATAACTGCCTTAATTGTATGCAGACGATTTTCAGCTTCATCAAAAACTACTGAATGCTTTGACTCAAATACATCATCTGTAACTTCCATTGATTCAATTCCAAACTGATCATAAATTTCTTGACCGATTTTCGTCTTTGTATTATGGAACGCAGGTAAACAGTGCATAAAGATTGCATAATCATCTGCATTTTTAATCATGTCCATGTTCACTTGATATGGTTTTAGTAAATTGATCCGTTTTTCCCATACTTCTGGCTCTTCTCCCATTGATACCCATACATCCGTATAGATGA from Haloplasma contractile SSD-17B encodes the following:
- the arcC gene encoding carbamate kinase — its product is MSRIVVALGGNALGKTPVEQLKLVQNTAKSLVDLIAKGNEVIIAHGNGPQVGMINLAMQTAATSEANTPEMPFPECGAMSQGYIGFHLQNAIGEELKNQQIDKHVATVVTQVVVDRDDEAFQNPTKPIGSFYSEEEAKTLVKEKGYSVKEDSGRGFRRVVPSPKPIDVVEKDIVQTLIEAGHVPITVGGGGIPVIKDGNKLIGVPAVIDKDFASSKIAELIEADYLFILTAVDHVSIHFNTPEQIDLERISVNQIEAHIKEGHFAEGSMLPKVEAAIKFAKSKAGRVAVIASLEKAKDALEGNSGTTITL
- the ortB gene encoding 2-amino-4-oxopentanoate thiolase subunit OrtB — its product is MAKDLSYEGLMARRNEIMKKSVGIDYSKYENEGIGFNYEKMMEDAGYSFEKIKEVQSENGVGNTPLKELRNITKFVRKLAPVGKGARIFIKDESLNDSGSYKARRASMSCYHAKELGYKGVIAATSGNYGAAVASQAAKYGLKCIIVQECYDSEGKGQPEIIEKARKCEALGAEVVQLTVGPELFYTFLKLLEETGYFNASLYTPFGIAGVETLGYELVEQCKKQIGKEPDMVVVTNAGGGNLTGTARGIKRITDKDIEIVASSVNLKGLHMASDKQFNRKSFTTGHTGFGIPFSTYPDRSDVPRSAGRPLRYMDRYVTVNQGEVFFMTEALTKLEGIERGPAGNTSLAAAVTLAQELDENQIIVVQETEYTGAGKHHQAQLSFAKKNGIDVRFGNPEEEIPGQSIILPEHPRLIKAKDLSLAKVKQSCIKNHIKNNQVTEVTEQDIKFLMEETRESKEFVENTLDVLSVKYKK
- the ord gene encoding 2,4-diaminopentanoate dehydrogenase; this translates as MIKSYKKITYGVVNVQKENVKVAIWGFGAMGSGMAKMILKKKGFQITGVCDLNPNYIGRNMFDILGLEQGDHPDVIISSDIDKAIPEKSCDLALLATDSFTKKAFPKIKVLLEKKVNVISTAEEMAYPKANEPGLTEDMHKIAKENGVTVIGTGINPGMMMDLLVVCLSGVMETVDHVAVKRVNSLSPFGPAVMEEQGVGITKEEFDQGVKDGTLAGHVGFSESINMIADALKWKVDKFEQQMKPIITDVDRKSPYGFAKAGNVAGVNMTAQGYVDGELKINMDHPQQIEPEQVGSDTGDYITLKGTPNVNMAINPEIDGGIGTIAMCVNMIPHVINANSGLKTMIDLPVPRAIMGDVRDMID
- a CDS encoding ornithine aminomutase subunit alpha, producing the protein MTRQDDFEKRRVHLKNLSDEELKQRFWQLSEQVVEPLLKLAKNYTSPAIERSVLLRMGFSSLEAKAIVEKVIDHGLIGKGAGHVVYRAASLKKTPIREAGLKLIEGDHWDDVLYSFGVSK
- the ortA gene encoding 2-amino-4-oxopentanoate thiolase subunit OrtA; protein product: MMVKKGSWVQIHKIVLDKGERAPSVPEDTLEVPLEMWVKGFLEEDSEIGEQVKIKTLVGRIEDGILIKASPTFKHNYGDFVPEILEIGQIINSFLSGDDTNG